The DNA segment GAGGGCGGCCACGCAGCTGCCGGTCAGAGTGGCGTAGTCCAGAATGGCTCGTGGCTGTTTCCGGCTGGCCAGGGCCAGGGTGTCGGCCAGTACCATGCGGCCTTCGGCATCGGTGTTGATGATCTCGATGGTGGTGCCGTCCACGGCGGTGACCACATCGTTGCATTTGCTGGCCTTGGAGCCGATGTGGTTTTCCGCCAGCGCCAGCCAGCAATCCACCGGGTGGGGGAAGTTCAGCCGGGTCAGGGCCAGCAGGGTGCCCAGGGCCACCGCACTGCCCTGCATATCCCCATGCATGCCCAGCATGCCGCCGGCATTTTTCAGATTGGTGCCGCCGGTATCAAAGCAAATTCCCTTGCCCACCAGGGCCAGGCTGGATCCATCGCTGCCGCTGGGTCGATATTGCAGGTGGAGGATGCCGGCATCGTCATTGGGGCTGGCTTCTACCACCGAGAGAAAGGCGCCGGCTCCCTCCCGTTTCAGTTGTTTCCGGTCCAAAAAGCGGCTTTTCCAACCTTCCCGCTTGGCCAGGGTTTCAGCCAGCTCCCGGTAATGGCCGGGTGTTAGCTGATTCGGTGGCATGTGGGTCAGCCAGCGGGCCAGATTATTCCCCTCTGCCGTGGCTTCCGTCCGGCTGAAATCCGGGGCACCGGTGAAACGATGAAAATGCATGGCTTGAATGATGGGCGGCGGTGGGGCGGGCTTGCCGAGCCGTGGCAGTTGAAAAAGGGCTGCATGCAAGGCCGAAACCAGGGCTTCGGCCAGGGTGTCGGCCGTGGCGTTGTGCTGTTGCCCCAGATTCAGAACCGCGATTCGACTGGGCCGATCAGTCAAAAGCCCCGCGATAGCCTGGCGGGCCAGTGTGAGTGCCTGGAAAGGCGAGGGTGCCGTCTCTGGCCTCAGCAGGGCCACGCGGGCATTGGTGGCCGGGTGATTCAGATAGATCAGCTCGCTGTCTGCCGGATGACGTTCCAGGGCTTGTTCAGCCACCGCGGATAGACTTTCATCCGCCTCGTCCCGGGCTGTTTGAATGCTGTGCGCCGAATCGCCCCCGTCCATGATCCAGATCATGGCATCGAAGTCCGCCAGAATGGCCTCATCAGGCAGGCTTGTATCCTGTTTTATCTCGATTTTCGGAAAGTCCGGCAACGTCACTTTCATGGCTTTGTCCTTGACCTCGGAGTGGCAAGAAACGATCATACACGCTGTTTGAACTCCGGGCCCTTTGCCCATCCCCCTCGCGATCCCGTCAGCGCCCTGTACCGGCATCTGGCGGCTGCCGCTTTCCGGATGGCCTGTTGAGCGGGCCATTGCCCGGAAGATGAAGAAAAAAAGCCTTCTGACAAGGATTTACCATGGCAGATAATGACAAGTTTAATGATGTTGACCCGGAAGAGACTCTTGAGTGGATTGAATCCCTGGAGTCATCCCTGGCCGTGCATGGTCCGGAACGGGCGCATTTCCTGCTGGAACAGCTGATTGACCACGCCCGCCGTTCCGGGGCCTATTTGCCCTATCGGCCCAATACCGCCTATCTCAACACCATTCCCACTTCGCGCGAACCGGGTTATCCCGGTGACCGGGAGTTGGAAAAGCGTATCGAGGCCATGATCCGCTGGAATGCCATGGCCATGGTGGTTCATGCCAACCGCAAGGGCACCGAGCTGGGCGGGCATATCGCCAGTTATGCCTCCTCGGCCATGCTGTATGAAGTGGGCTTCAACCATTTCTGGCGCGCGCCCAGTGATGAGCATCCCGGCGACAAGGTTTACATTCAGGGCCATTCCTCGCCGGGCATCTACGCCCGCAGCTATCTGGAAGGCCGCCTGACCGAAGAACAGCTGCTGCATTTCCGGGAAGACGTGGGCGGCAAGGGCATTACCTCCTATCCCCACCCCTGGCTGATGCCGGATTACTGGCAGTTCCCCACCGTCTCCATGGGCCTGGGCCCCATCATGGGCATCTATCACGCCCGCTACATGCGTTACCTGGAGCATCGGGGCCTGATTGATCCCAAGGATGCCAAGGTCTGGTGTTTCCTGGGTGATGGGGAAATGGACGAGCCCGAATCCCTGGGCGCCATCAGCCTGGCCGCCCGGGAAGGTCTGGATAATCTGATCTTTGTGGTCAACTGCAACCTGCAGCGCCTGGATGGGCCGGTGCGCGGCAACAGCAAGATCATCCAGGAGCTGGAAGCCGATTTCCTGGGTTCCGGCTGGAATGTGATCAAGCTGATCTGGGGCAATCGTTGGGATCCGCTGCTGGAGAAGGATACCCATGGCTTGCTGCGCCGGCGCATGGAAGAGGCCGTGGACGGGGAATACCAGAATTTCAAGGCCAAGGGTGGTGCTTATACCCGGGAGCATTTCTTCGGCAAGTACCCGGAGCTCAAGGAAATGGTCGCCAATATGTCCGACGAGGAGATCTGGCGGCTCAACCGGGGCGGCCACGATTCCCGCAAGGTCTATGCGGCCTATCACCATGCGGTCAATCACAAGGGCCAACCCACCGTTATCCTGGCCAAGACGGTCAAGGGCTTCGGCATGGGCAAGGCCGGCGAGGCCAAGAATATTGCTCACCAGCAGAAGAAGCTGGGTGAGGAAGACCTCAAGTATTACCGGGACCGTCTGAATCTGCCCATCTCCGATGAGCAGATCAATGAAGTGCCGATTTACCGGCCCAAGGAAGACAGTCCCGAGATCAAGTACATGAAGGAACGGCGGGAGAAGCTGGGCGGCTATCTGCCGGCCCGGAAGGACAACTCGCCGAAGCTGGAAATCCCGCCCATTGATATCTTCAAGCAGTATCTCAATGGCACCGACCGGGAAATCTCCACCACCATGGCCTTTGTGCGGATGCTCACCGCACTGACCAAGGACAAGAAGATCGGCAAGTATGTGGTGCCCATCATTCCGGATGAGGCGCGTACTTTCGGTATGGATGGCCTGTTCCGTCAACTGGGGATCTACAGCTCCGTGGGGCAGCTCTATGAGCCCCAGGACTCCGATCAGCTGATGTTCTACAAGGAAATGAAGACCGGCCAGATCCTGCAGGAAGGGATTACCGAGGCCGGGTCCATGTCATCCTGGATTGCGGCGGCCACGGCACCCGCGAACTGGGGTGTGCCCACCATTCCCTTCTACAGCTACTACTCCATGTTCGGCTTCCAGCGCATTGGTGACTTTGCCTGGGCGGCCGGTGACATGCAGGCCCGGGGCTTTCTCATGGGTGGGACCGCCGGGCGGACCACGCTCAATGGCGAAGGCCTGCAGCACCAGGATGGGCATAGCCATATCCTGTGCTCCACCATCCCCAACTGCGTGGCCTATGATCCGGCCTTTGCCTATGAAATGGCCGTGGTGGTCCATGACGGGCTTAAGCGCATGTATGAAGACAAGGAAAGTGTCTTCTACTACATCACCATGATGAATGAGAACTATGCCCACCCGGCCATGCCGGATGGGGCCGAGGAAGGCATCAAGCGAGGCCTGTATCTCTTCCGCCAGGGTGATAAGCGCAAGAAGAAGCGGGTCCAGCTCATGGGTTCCGGCACCATCTTCCGGGAAGTGATTGCCGCGGCCGAATTGCTGGAAGAGGACTTCGGTGTCACTGCCGACATCTGGAGTGCCACCAGCTTCACCGAACTGCGGCGTGACGGCATGGATGTGGATCGCTGGAACCGTCTGCATCCGGATACCAAGAAGCCGCGCCGCAGCTGGGTGGAAAAACAGATGGAAGGCTTTGATGGTCCGGCCGTGGCGGCCACCGATTACATCCGGGCCTTCCCGGACCAGATCCGGCCTTGGATGAACCGCCGTTTTCTGACCCTGGGCACCGATGGCTACGGCCGCAGTGACAGCCGGGAAAACCTGCGGCGCTTCTTTGAAGTCAATCGATACCACGTTGTCGTGACGGCCCTGAAGGCCCTGGCCGATGAAGGGCAGATGGACGGCAAGAAGGTGGCCGAAGCCATCAAGAAATACGGCATCGACCCGGAAGCGCCGAATCCTGTCACGGTGTGACAGGGAGCTACAAGCTGCAAGCCTCAAGCTTCAAGCAGTCTTTCCCGGCTTGCAGCTTGAGGCTTGGGGCTGGACCGGTTCGAAGCCTGTATAACAGAAACTTGAACAATACTTGAAGAAGGCTAACCCATGGCGGATAAGATCGAAGTCAAGGTCCCGGATATCGGTGATTTCGATGAGGTCGAAGTCATTGATGTGCTGGTGGCGGAAGGGGACAGCGTGGAGGCCGAGGATGGCCTGATCACCCTGGAAACCGACAAGGCGGCGATGGATGTGCCCGCGCCCCAGGCCGGTAAAGTGGCCAGTCTCAAGGTGGCTTCCGGTGACAAGGTGTCCGAAGGCACGGTGATCGCTGAGCTGGAAGCGGCGGACGCTGGGGCGGATGCAGAGCCCGCCGCTAAAGACGACGCCCAGGAGGCCTCCGAAACGCCGGCACCTTCCCAGTCTGATGAAGCCGATGACAGCTCCTCGGAAAGTGAGGAAAAGAAAACCCCGGCTGGTGAAAAAAAGGAAGTGGAGATCACCGTTCCCGACATCGGTGACTTCGATGAAGTGGAATTGATCGATGTCCTGGTCTCCGAAGGCGATGAAGTGGAAGAAGAGCAGGGCATCGTCACCCTGGAGACCGACAAGGCCGCCATGGATGTACCCGCGCCTCATGGCGGGACCATCAAGTCGGTGAAGGTGACGTCCGGTGACAAGGTCTCCCAGGGCTCTGTGGTGGCGGTGATGGAAGCACTTATTGGTGGCGAATCCTCTGCCGCTGAGACGCCTGCTGATAAGAAAGACGAAAAAGCCGCTGCTAGCGATAAACAGAGCGACGAAAAGGCCGCGCCAGCGCCAAAAGCGCAATCCTCAGACAAGCCCAAGGCTGAAAGTAAGCCGGACCGAGGCTCCCTGCCCGCGATTGATGAATCCGGTTTTGCCAAGGCCCATGCCAGCCCCTCCGTTCGTAAGTTTGCCCGGGAACTGGGTGCGGATCTCGTCAAGATTCATGGTTCCGGCTACAAGGGCCGGATCACGCATGATGATGTGAAAAAATGGGTGAAGTCCCAGCTTCGCGGTGCCAGCGGTGGTGGCGGTCTGCCCCAGGTGCCGGATATTGATCATTCCCAGTTCGGGGATGTGGAGCGGGTCGCCCTGAGCCGGATCAAGAAGATCTCCGGGCCTCGGCTGCAGGCAAGCTGGGTCAATGCCCCTCATGTTACCCAGCATGATGACGCCGACATCACCAAGATGGACGCCGTGCGCAAGGCATTGAAATCCGATGCCGAAGCCATGGGCATCAAGATGACCCCGCTGGCCTTCATCATGAAGGCCTGTGTTCATGCCCTGCGGGAATTCCCGGATTTCAATAGCTCCCTGGATCCGGATGGCGAGCACTTGGTGATGAAGAAATACTTCCATCTGGGTTTTGCCGCCGATACCCCCAATGGCCTGGTGGTGCCGGTGATTCGGGACGTGGATGAGAAGTCTGTCTTTGATGTGGCCGGTGAGCTGGGTGATCTAGCCAAGAAGGCCCGCGATGGAAAGCTGCAACAAAAGCATATGCAGGGGGCCTGCTTCACCGTCTCCAGTTTGGGAGGCATCGGCGGTACGGCTTTCACACCCATCGTCAATGCCCCGGAAGTAGCCATCCTCGGCGTGTCCAAGGCCGAGATGAAGCCGGTCTGGAATGGCCAGGATTTCGAGCCGCGCCTGACCCTGCCCCTGTCTCTGTCCTATGACCACCGGGTCATCGACGGTGCGGCTGCGGCCCGCTTTACCCGCTATCTGGCGGATGTTTTGGGCGAGTGTCGGAATTTGGTGATGTAGGAGCTTCAAGTCTCAAGCCACAAGCTACAAGCTACAAGCTACAAGCAGTCCTTCCCAGCTTGGAGCTTGTAGCTTGTAGCTGGACCGGTTCGAAGCCCGTACAACAGAAACTTGAACAATACTTGAAGAAGGCTAACCCATGGCGGATAAGATCGAAGTCAAGGTCCCAGACATCGGCGATTTCGACGAAGTCGAGGTCATTGATGTGCTGGTGTCGGAAGGGGATGAGGTGGCGGCCGAAGACGGCCTGGTTACCCTGGAAACCGATAAGGCCGCCATGGATGTGCCCGCTCCCCAGGCCGGAAAAGTGATCAGTCTCAAAGTGGCTTCCGGTGACAAGGTGTCCGAAGGCACAGTGATCGCTGAATTGGAGGCTGCTGAAGCAGCCGCCGAGACTGAATCCGCCGAGAAAGAATCGGATGCTGAGGGGGCAGGGAAGACGGAGAAGCCGTCCGGTGAACAGGAAACTGAGAAGTCGGCACCGGCTGCCGCCAGCTATTCCGGTGACGCGGACAAACATTGTGACCTGCTGGTACTGGGTTCCGGCCCCGGTGGTTATACCGCCGCCTTCCGGGCCGCGGATCTGGGACTCAAGGTGATTCTGGTGGAACGCTACCCCTCTATTGGTGGCGTTTGTCTGAATGTGGGCTGCATTCCTTCCAAGGCCCTGCTGCATGCCGGCAAGGTGATTGATGAAGCCGCATACATGGCCGATCACGGCGTGGATTTCGGCAAGCCCAAGATCGACCGGGACAAGCTCCGGAACTGGAAAAACCAGGTGGTGGGCAAGCTCACCGGTGGCCTGGCCGGACTGGCAAAGAAGCGCAAGGTGGAAGTCGTGACTGGTGCTGGTCGCTTTGCCGATGATCACCATGTGATGGTGGAAAAAGAGGGCAAGGAAACCGCCATTCACTTTGACAAGGCCGTGATTGCGGTGGGCTCCCAACCTGTGAAGCTGCCCTTTATCCCTCATGACGATCCCCGGGTAATGGATTCCACCGATGCCCTGGAGCTGGAAGAACTGCCCAAGAAGATGCTGGTGGTGGGCGGCGGCATCATCGGTCTGGAAATGGCCAATGTCTATTCCTCCCTGGGGGTGGAGATTGATGTGGTGGAGCTGACCGACCAGCTCATGCCCGGTGCCGACAAGGACATCGTCAAGCCGTATCAGAACCATGTGTCCAAACGGTACGGGCGGATCATGACCGGGACCAAAGCCAGCAAGTTCGAGGCCCACAAGAAAGGCATCAAGGTCACCTTTGAAGGCAAGGATGTGCCCGGGCCGACCTATTATGGCCGGGTTCTGGTGGCCGTGGGGCGTGCCCCCAATGGCGGCAAGATCGACGCGGACAAGGCCGGGGTCCAGGTGGATGAGCGCGGCTTCATCGAAGTGGACCACCAGATGCGCAGCAATGTAGATCACATCTTCGCCATTGGCGATGTGGTGGGCCAACCCATGCTGGCCCACAAGGCGACCCATGAGGGCAAGGTGGCTGCGGAAGTGGCCGCAGGCGAGAAATCCTATTTCGATGCCCGCGTGATTCCCTCCGTGGCCTATACCGATCCGGAAGTGGCCTGGGTGGGGTTGACCGAGACCGAGGCCAAGGAGCAGGGCATTGCTTATGAAGTGGGCAGTTTCCCCTGGGCGGCCAGCGGCCGGGCCCTGTCTCTGGGCCGGGACGAGGGACTGACCAAGCTGCTGTTTGATCCCAAGTCCGACCGCATTCTGGGCGGTGCCGCTGTGGGTCCCAATGCGGGTGAGTTGATCGCGGAGATGGCCCTGGCCATCGAGATGGGGGCCGATGCCACGGATATCGGCCTGACAGTCCACCCTCATCCCACCCTGAGCGAGACGGTGGCCTTTAGTGCCGAGGCCTTTGAGGGCACTCTGACCGACCTCTACGTTCCCAAGAAAAAGCGTCGCTAAAAGCAAAAGGCCCCGGACCATGGCGTGGGCCGGGGCCTTGACGGCTTCATTTTCTCATCCGGCGGTGATTCAGGCCGCCAGTACCTCGTCCGAAATGCGCCGCATCAACTTGTTGTGTTCACCGTCCGGGGCCAAAGCCATCCGGATACGACGTTTCTCGCCGTCACGGGCCAGGTCCAGCACGGCCATGCGGTTAAGCATGCGCCCTCCCGGGTTGCGGTGAATGACCACCAGAGGACGAAGGCGATTCTGAGGCCGGCTGCCTACGACAATGCCTTCGGCACCATCATCCAGACTGACGTGGCTGCCCGGCGGATAGATGCCCAGACGCCGCACCAGCGCATCCACGGTTTCCTTGCCCCAACGGTTGGGTGCCTGGCGTGACAGGGAAATCAGGGCTTGGTGACTGGACAGGGAGAGTTTCTTGGGCCAAGTGGCGGTCATGGCGTCATAGCTGTTGGCCAGCCCCACGATTCGCATGGGCAGTGTGACCGCCTCGCCACTGAGACCATCGGGAAAGCCGGAGCCATCCACCCGTTCCTGGTGATGGCGGGCGATCCGAGCCACCCCTTTGGGCACACCCGAGGCCAGCAGCATCTTTTCCGATTCGATCGGGCATTGCTGGACCATGGCCAGGTCTTCCTTATTCAGCGGCCCTTCCTGGAAAACCACATGGCGGGGTAGCTTGGTCTTGCCCACGTCATGCAGCAATGCGGCCAGGGACAGGGTGGCCTGTTTGCGGCCGTCCAGCGCCAGTTCTTCACCAATCATCAGTGAGAGCGCGCAGACGTTGACGCAATGCTCAACCAAGGCATCGTCATAGTCCCTCATGCTTAGCAGCCAAAGCATCACATCCGGCGAGTAACTCAGTTGACGGTGCAGCTCCTGCACATGGGGCCAGAGTTCATCAATCTGAAAGCCCACATTGCCCCGCAGGCGCCCGATTACATCGCCCATGATTTCACGGGCTTCGATACGAGCAGACTCGGTCTTGCTCAGAGACTGGCGGAAGGTTTCCGCCAGAGGTGGCGCACTGCCTCGCTGATCCTGCCGCCGGGCCGCGGCAATGGTGGCATTGGCCTCCGGGTTGCGGGCCTGGGGCGGCGCGACTGTGCTGCGTTCCTCGTCTACCCAGACGAAGCGGCAGTACTTCTTGAGGGTGTCGATCTCTTCCCGGGTCTTGATTTCAAAGCCCTGGAAAAGGAAGGGGGTTTCCGTCCATGGCCGGTCCAGCCGACTCACGTAGAGGCCGGGGACCAGCTGGTCGATGGTCATTTTCCTGCTGGGCATGGCGGTGACCCTCGTGGCATCGTCGCTAGTGGAACGCCGACTGGTTTATGTTGGGCCCTTGGGATGCCTCCAATTCCGGGGGCACGATGACCTCCCGTTCAGGGTTCTTGAGGGCAGTCCGTGGCGTGGGGAAGCTTCCAAGGCTTTCTGAATATAAAGCTACCCGATAGACGCTTGTTTTTGAACCTTTTCAGCCCAAAAAAACGGGTGACTCATGACCAATGGTGGCCGACGGGGGGATCAGCGTGGTGCCCCGTTCGTCTGCCGATGAGCGGTACCTGACGCTGCTAGGTCCGCCAGCCTTTCTTGTTGGGCGGGGGCTTGCCAAAACAGGTAAAATGAGTGGCTGAATCTGCCATCACGAAGGTTTTTCATGATTCCCGAGACCGGCAAGGTCAGCGTGGTCCATAGTAGTCAGTGCCGTATGCCGACCCGCCATGGTTGCTTCGAAATGCATGTTTTCACCGAATGCGAAAGCGGGCGGGAGCATGTGGCGCTGGTGCTCGGAGACTTGGCGGCTGAGGCGACGCCCCTGTGCCGGGTCCACTCCGAGTGCCTGACCGGTGAGGTCCTGGGCAGTTTGCGCTGTGATTGTGGTAGTCAACTGGATGAGGCACTGTCGCGCATCGCGGCAGCCGGTGCCGGCGTATTGGTCTATCTCCGCCAAGAGGGGCGCGGGATCGGCCTGACCGAAAAGATCCGGGCCTACGCCCTGCAGGACGAGGGTCTGGATACAGTGGAAGCCAATCAGAAGCTGGGTTTCGAAGCGGATTTACGCAGCTACCGGCCGGCAGCCGATATTCTGCGCTGGCTGGGTGCAGGTCCGGTCCGCCTGATGACCAACAACCCGGCCAAGCTGTCGGCGCTCAAGGCCGACGGCATTGCCATCCATCGCCGGGAAGCCATCATCGCCGATCCCAATGCCCATAATCAGTCCTATCTGGATACCAAGCGGGACCGCATGGGGCACCTCTTCGAGCCATCGAAGGAGTCCTGAGCGTTGTGACCGTGTCTGCTATTCTTTCCTCACAAGGTCTGTTTTTCCAGAGGGTGGATGATGACAGCGCAGTATGATCCGCGCGAAGAACTGGCCAATAGCCTGACTCACGGGCTTGGCGTTCTATTGAGTGTCGGGGGCGGGGTTGCCCTGATTACGGCATCGGCCCTTCACGCCGGGATACTGGAAGTAGTGACCGCAGCTGTGTTCAGCGCCAGTCTGCTGCTGCTCTACTCGGCTTCCACCCTCTATCACTCGGCCAGGCATCCACTGGTTCGCCGCCGCCTCAAGGTGTTTGATCACTGTGCGATTTTTTTGTTGATCGCCGGTACCTATACACCTTTCACCCTGGTTGGTCTGGGCGGGGGCTGGGGCTGGTCCCTGTTCGGTGTGATCTGGGGAATGGCAGCCCTGGGCATTGTATTGAAGCTCTTTTTCACTGGGCGATACAAATTGCTATCCACCGCTACCTATATTGCCATGGGCTGGCTGGCCATTATCGCGGTGGTACCCATGACCCGGGAATTGCATCCCATGGCCCTGACCTGGCTGCTGATAGGTGGGGTGACCTATACCCTGGGAACCATTTTCTACCACAACCGCCGAGTTCCCTATAGCCATGCGATTTGGCACCTCTTCGTGCTGGGAGGCAGCCTCTGTCACTTCACTGCGGTGAGCTTTCAACTGCTCACTTGATGTGTGGCGAGCGCCGCTCGAATAGCAGGGTGTCCCGCCATTCCCCATTCATCTGGGCGATTTTCTCCCGATAGCCCACCTGCCTGAAGCCATGGGCTTCAAACAGTTGGATGCTGGGCCGGTTTTCGGGGAAGACCACCGCCTGAAGGGTCCAGAGGCAATAGGTCTCGGAAAATCGAATCAGATCTGCCAGTATCCGGGCGCCCAGGCCGTGGCCCCTGGATTCAGGGGCCACATAGAGCTGAACCTCGGCCACACCCCGATAGCAGTAACGGGTGCTGGTGGGGGCCAAGGCACCCCATGCCGCTATTCGCCCCATATCATCATGGATGACGGTGATCGACTCCGGGTGCTTGCTGCGGGTGAAATCGTCCCAGCATTGCGGCAAGGTTGCCTCGGTTTCAAAACTGGCCTGACCGGTGGCGATGCCGGCCAGGAAAATCGATCGCATGGCCGGCCAGTCCTCAGCCCGGGCGGCTCGCAGCCCGTGTGAAGACCGGATCATGCCGTTGCCCCCGCATCGAGCTTTTTCAGTGCTTCTTCAGGTGTTGTCGCACGGCTCATGTGATCCCGGTGTCGGGCATCCATGAAACCGTGTTCCACGGCATTGTCCAGCCAATTCAGCAGTGGCCGGAAAAAGTTGCCCGTTTCCAGCAGGCAAACCGGCTTGTCGATCAGGCCCAGTTGCTGCCAAGTCAGCACTTCAAATAATTCATCCAGAGTGCCGAGACCACCGGGCAGAATAATAAAACCGTCAGAGAGGTCGATCATGCGCTGTTTTCGGCTGAGCATGTCGGAAACCACTTCCAGGCGGTGCAGTTTTTCATGAGCGACTTCCCGAGCCATCAATGACTCCGGGATCACGCCAATGACTTCACCGCCCTCTGCCAGGCTGGCGTCTGCCAGGGCCCCCATCAGGCCCACGCGGCCGCCCCCGAAAACCAGACGGCGTTTTTGTCGAGCCAGGGTTTGCCCAAGTTTTATGGCCTCTTCCCGATAGACAGGCAGGGTGCCTGGGCGGGAACCACAGAATACGCAGATGTTTTTCACTGCCTTACCCGATGTGCTTGATGAGTCAGGCGGCAGTGTACCAGTCTGCACAGTGGATCATGGCAGTGGGATGGGTTTGACGGGGAGGCTTATTCAGCGACAGGGTGAATTCGGCCCTGTATCAATCGGCCTTCTTGCTGATAGACTTTTTGGGTCGCCCGATGGGGCGATTGGGACGACCATTGGCATCGTAGCGTTCCGGCCAGATGGCTTCTGGAGCCAGGTCGAGTGCTTCGGCAATCGCCCGTTCCATACGGGGGTAGGGTTTTCGCAGGGCAAGAATGGGTGCATCGCGAGAAACACCATGCTCCCGTGCCACCTGGGCCAGGGAAGATCCCCGGCGGCGAAGCTGTTGTTTGATCCATTCCCGGCGTAAAGCGGAGTCGGCTCGAATATGTTTGGGCAGTTGCGTTGACATGGACGTCTTCTAGCAGGGTGCTGCGACAGTATTGAGCAGTATCTTGCCAATTTATGGGAAACATTGCCACCAGGACACGTGGCCTGCAGCCATTATCACGAATAAATATGGCGCAGAGACCCAAATTCAATGGGTCAAATGTTTGCAAGGCAGCCATTGGGAGTAGGGATATGTTGAAGACTCGCCTGAGGAAATGCGCGGAATTGGTCGGAAACGGAGCCAGCCTGGCGCGCGCCACCGGGATACCGCGCCGCACACTGGAGACCTATCTATCTGGTACGGCCGAACCCAAGGCTTCCCGGTTGGCGGATATTGCACGGGTTGCCGGCGTGTCCGGTCATTGGTTGCTGACCGGAGAAGGAACCTCGAGGTCCAACGGGGGCGAACCCGTCTCTGAATTTCAGTTGGTTCAACGCCCAGCAGTGAGCAAGGCAGATCCACCGCGAAGGGCAGGTGAAGTGGCCGGCAATGGTGGTCTGGGTTTTCAGCGGGAATGGATTGCCCGGCAGGGGTGGGAGGAAAGGCATCTGAGATTACTGGAGGCCCATGGCGATTCCATGGTGCCGACGATCTGCGATGGCTCCCTGTTGCTGGTGGATGTAAGTGTCAACATATTGCAGGAAGAGGGCATTTTTCTTCTTGAGGTGGACGATATTCTGCTTTTGCGGCGCCTGCAGTTCGATGTGGAAGGTGGTGTTCTGGCTGTAAATGACAATCCAGCCTATCGGGAGCAGTATCTGCGCAAGGCGCACAAGGATGAGCTCAGTGTCTATGGCAAAGTGGTTTGGGTGGGCAATCGGATTGCCTAAAGGGCCAGGTGAGTCGTTGATGGAATGCGAGTGAAAAAAACGGTCGCCATGGTCTACTCTTAGGGGAAATTGGACCAATAGGAGCTTAATGTATGCCGATACAGCGCATTGTGGGCATCGTGTTGATTGTGGTCGGGTTGCTGCTGATTTACTTCGGTTGGCAATCCACCGAATCACTGACCGAACAGGCCCGGGAGGAAGTGACCGGTCGCTACAGTGATGAAACGACTTGGTACTTGGTGGGTGGTGCGGCGGCGGCTGTGGCCGGACTGCTGTTGACGGTGTTTGGCGGTCGTAAAGGCTGAAGCCCCGCCAATTCGATGCAATCTGGGCCGCGTCCCGAGAGGGGCGCGGTTTTTTTGGTTCAGAATTTTGGGTTCGGAGGGGGCTTTCTTTCTGCCGAGGGATTATTTTTAATTCTTCTTTGTATGATTATTGTATATTTCATGTACATGATCTACATTCTATTTGCGGTTGTTGTACGGAGTGTATAGGTTTTGCCTCACTCCGGACCGAAATTGACCGCCTTAACCAGGAGGATTGAGAGATGACCCTATACAGAAAAATACTGTTGGCCCTGTTGCTGAGCTTTTTCACCATTGGCGGCAGTGGCTGTTTCAGCTCATCCAGTAGTTCCAGCGATGACGATGGCAATGGAAATGGCGACGACAATGGCGAGGCTGAAGTGACCGCTCA comes from the Natronospira proteinivora genome and includes:
- the lpdA gene encoding dihydrolipoyl dehydrogenase translates to MADKIEVKVPDIGDFDEVEVIDVLVSEGDEVAAEDGLVTLETDKAAMDVPAPQAGKVISLKVASGDKVSEGTVIAELEAAEAAAETESAEKESDAEGAGKTEKPSGEQETEKSAPAAASYSGDADKHCDLLVLGSGPGGYTAAFRAADLGLKVILVERYPSIGGVCLNVGCIPSKALLHAGKVIDEAAYMADHGVDFGKPKIDRDKLRNWKNQVVGKLTGGLAGLAKKRKVEVVTGAGRFADDHHVMVEKEGKETAIHFDKAVIAVGSQPVKLPFIPHDDPRVMDSTDALELEELPKKMLVVGGGIIGLEMANVYSSLGVEIDVVELTDQLMPGADKDIVKPYQNHVSKRYGRIMTGTKASKFEAHKKGIKVTFEGKDVPGPTYYGRVLVAVGRAPNGGKIDADKAGVQVDERGFIEVDHQMRSNVDHIFAIGDVVGQPMLAHKATHEGKVAAEVAAGEKSYFDARVIPSVAYTDPEVAWVGLTETEAKEQGIAYEVGSFPWAASGRALSLGRDEGLTKLLFDPKSDRILGGAAVGPNAGELIAEMALAIEMGADATDIGLTVHPHPTLSETVAFSAEAFEGTLTDLYVPKKKRR
- a CDS encoding HD-GYP domain-containing protein — protein: MPSRKMTIDQLVPGLYVSRLDRPWTETPFLFQGFEIKTREEIDTLKKYCRFVWVDEERSTVAPPQARNPEANATIAAARRQDQRGSAPPLAETFRQSLSKTESARIEAREIMGDVIGRLRGNVGFQIDELWPHVQELHRQLSYSPDVMLWLLSMRDYDDALVEHCVNVCALSLMIGEELALDGRKQATLSLAALLHDVGKTKLPRHVVFQEGPLNKEDLAMVQQCPIESEKMLLASGVPKGVARIARHHQERVDGSGFPDGLSGEAVTLPMRIVGLANSYDAMTATWPKKLSLSSHQALISLSRQAPNRWGKETVDALVRRLGIYPPGSHVSLDDGAEGIVVGSRPQNRLRPLVVIHRNPGGRMLNRMAVLDLARDGEKRRIRMALAPDGEHNKLMRRISDEVLAA
- the ribA gene encoding GTP cyclohydrolase II produces the protein MIPETGKVSVVHSSQCRMPTRHGCFEMHVFTECESGREHVALVLGDLAAEATPLCRVHSECLTGEVLGSLRCDCGSQLDEALSRIAAAGAGVLVYLRQEGRGIGLTEKIRAYALQDEGLDTVEANQKLGFEADLRSYRPAADILRWLGAGPVRLMTNNPAKLSALKADGIAIHRREAIIADPNAHNQSYLDTKRDRMGHLFEPSKES
- the trhA gene encoding PAQR family membrane homeostasis protein TrhA, with protein sequence MTAQYDPREELANSLTHGLGVLLSVGGGVALITASALHAGILEVVTAAVFSASLLLLYSASTLYHSARHPLVRRRLKVFDHCAIFLLIAGTYTPFTLVGLGGGWGWSLFGVIWGMAALGIVLKLFFTGRYKLLSTATYIAMGWLAIIAVVPMTRELHPMALTWLLIGGVTYTLGTIFYHNRRVPYSHAIWHLFVLGGSLCHFTAVSFQLLT
- a CDS encoding GNAT family N-acetyltransferase; the protein is MIRSSHGLRAARAEDWPAMRSIFLAGIATGQASFETEATLPQCWDDFTRSKHPESITVIHDDMGRIAAWGALAPTSTRYCYRGVAEVQLYVAPESRGHGLGARILADLIRFSETYCLWTLQAVVFPENRPSIQLFEAHGFRQVGYREKIAQMNGEWRDTLLFERRSPHIK
- a CDS encoding LOG family protein translates to MKNICVFCGSRPGTLPVYREEAIKLGQTLARQKRRLVFGGGRVGLMGALADASLAEGGEVIGVIPESLMAREVAHEKLHRLEVVSDMLSRKQRMIDLSDGFIILPGGLGTLDELFEVLTWQQLGLIDKPVCLLETGNFFRPLLNWLDNAVEHGFMDARHRDHMSRATTPEEALKKLDAGATA
- a CDS encoding helix-turn-helix domain-containing protein produces the protein MSTQLPKHIRADSALRREWIKQQLRRRGSSLAQVAREHGVSRDAPILALRKPYPRMERAIAEALDLAPEAIWPERYDANGRPNRPIGRPKKSISKKAD